TACGAGCAGATGCGGGCATCATTCGCCGCGCGCGGCATCGATCAACCGGGTGGGGGAATCGACCCGGCGTATCAACATGCCGGTCCGTTCAATCTGCTGGCCATTTGCGCGGACTTCTCCGACAAGACCTCGTCCGTCTCGGCCTACAAGTTCGACACTCTGATGTTCGGCGATCAGCCCTCGACCGTGCGCGACTTCTACAGTGAGATGTCCTATGGCACGCTCACCATGGTCACCGTCCATCTTCCTTCCACGATCGGCTGGCAGCGGCTCCCGCAGACGTACGCGTACTATGTGAACAACAACTTCGGTCTCGGGAGTTATCCGCAGAACACGCAGAAGTTGTGCGAGGACCTGGTCGATCTGGTCGATCCCGTGGTCGATTTCGCAAACTACGACAACGACGGCGACGGGTATGTCGACGGAGTCGTGATCGTCCATGCCGGCCGCGGCGCCGAGTTCACGGGGCTGCAGACCGACATCTGGTCCCACAAGTGGGGGATTGTGCCTTCGCGTCTCAAGGATGGCGTGCGCATCAGCACATATTCCATCCAACCGGAGTATTGGAACACGCCTGGGGACATGACCATCGGCGTCTACGCGCACGAGATCGGCCACCTGTTCGGGTTGCCGGATCTCTATGATGTCGACGGCAGCTCGCGGGGCATCGGCAAGTGGTCGTTGATGGCCTCGGGTTCCTGGAATGGAACCTTGGGCAATTCGCCGGCTCACATGGACGCGTGGTGCAAGGCCCAAGTGGGGTTCCTCACGCCGACGAATGTCGCGGCTAACATGGCCGGCGTTTCACTGCCGTCGGTGGAGACTTCCCCGACCGTCTATCGGCTGTGGGCGGACGGCGCACTGGGGGATGAGTACTTCCTGATCGAGAACCGCGAGCGCGTGGGATACGACCTCGGACTGCCCGCGTCGGGACTTCTCATCTGGCACATCGACGATGCCGAGGTGACGAACACGAAGGAATGGTACCCGGGACATACATTGACCGGCCACTACCTGGTTGCGCTGGAACAGGCCGACGGCCTGTGGGAAATGGAGAAGAACATCGATTACGGCGACAGCGGCGATCCCTTCCCCGGCAGCACCTCCAAGACGACGTTCTCGGCGGCGAGTACGCCGAATTCCCATGACTACGCAGGCACGCCGACGTATGTGACCATCACCAACATCTCGGCACCGGGGTCGCCGATGACCTGTGACTTCCAAGTCTCTTTGAGCGCCGGCGCGGGCGACGAGGAGGAGATCGGCCTCGACTGGGCGACGCAAGTCGACAACGCGCCGAATCCGTTCAACCCGGCCACGACCATCCGGTTTTCGAGTGCCGGAACCGATCATGCCGCGCTGCAGATCTATGACATTCTCGGACGCCATGTCGCCACACTGTTTTCCGGATCCCTGGCGCCGGGAATGCACGAGGTCACGTGGGACGGCAGCGATGCCGCCGGACATGCCGTAGCATCAGGGATCTATTTCGCCCGCTTTACCGATGATCGCAGCACCGC
The nucleotide sequence above comes from Candidatus Zixiibacteriota bacterium. Encoded proteins:
- a CDS encoding M6 family metalloprotease domain-containing protein, producing the protein MRRRHVAITIWGTILGILSLGVTGVLFEVSGMPPYPGDADGVTRSPQWAAGVNRYEQMRASFAARGIDQPGGGIDPAYQHAGPFNLLAICADFSDKTSSVSAYKFDTLMFGDQPSTVRDFYSEMSYGTLTMVTVHLPSTIGWQRLPQTYAYYVNNNFGLGSYPQNTQKLCEDLVDLVDPVVDFANYDNDGDGYVDGVVIVHAGRGAEFTGLQTDIWSHKWGIVPSRLKDGVRISTYSIQPEYWNTPGDMTIGVYAHEIGHLFGLPDLYDVDGSSRGIGKWSLMASGSWNGTLGNSPAHMDAWCKAQVGFLTPTNVAANMAGVSLPSVETSPTVYRLWADGALGDEYFLIENRERVGYDLGLPASGLLIWHIDDAEVTNTKEWYPGHTLTGHYLVALEQADGLWEMEKNIDYGDSGDPFPGSTSKTTFSAASTPNSHDYAGTPTYVTITNISAPGSPMTCDFQVSLSAGAGDEEEIGLDWATQVDNAPNPFNPATTIRFSSAGTDHAALQIYDILGRHVATLFSGSLAPGMHEVTWDGSDAAGHAVASGIYFARFTDDRSTAVRKMVLVR